GTCTGGAGAGCAGAGGTTGAAACATGAACATGGGGAACATTAAGCAGACGATAAAACATTTCCTCCACCCTGAACAAACAGCATGATGATGTCCCAGTGGAtcatctgattggctgtttgtaTAAGTCTTTATGGGAGTTGGCTGGAGTGTTGAGTACTGACTCTTCCTGTCTAAATAAAGCTGATGGCCTCTAAGTGTTGAAGGAGCCTCATATTCATGACAGTCAGAAGATGTGTGTCCATTTTcagacatgtttgttgtttctgctcCAGTTTTAGGTAGAGTGGATCTGTTTCCTCACTGTTAATGTGTTGAGTTGTCTGACAGGATTTAAATGAACTGCAGCTGTAAGTTAATTCAAATGTTAGAActgatgttttttcaaaaactccTTGTTGGAACTGTTGGAGGGATGGTCCCAAAATATGTACATACGTTCCTGGTTCACAAAAGTTTAATCCTACTGACTTGAAGTCCCCTGACATTTCCTCTAGTCCCATAATGTGGTTCACATTTGttgtttgagtgaaatgtcaGGGAACTTCATCTGGGAACCATCAATATCTGTACAAAACCTCATGGgaatccatccaacagttgagGTATTTCGGTCAGATGAACATCGTCTTGGCTAATCTGACTGacacaacatgtgaaaacacGTCAGTTATCAGTTTATCATTGGCTGTTTTTGAATCATTTCTCAGTGTTCCTTTTCTCTTCCAGTCTCTGCAGTGCTGTCGTCGTCAGTCATGTTCAGGTAGAGATCGGCTCCGAAGCGCCCACCATGCGGAAGCATCTGGACAGGATCCGGTTCCGGGGCCAGAGACGGGACGAGTTCCAGGATCTGGCCGAGTCTCCCAACACGTCAGACACAGAATGCACTGAGGAGATGTTGATCAAACCTCGAGTCTCACTCAGAGATTcagaggagctgagggaggctgagggagagcagcagagtgacgctcaggtacacaaacacacctgttgGTTCTGAGGATTACTGTTTATCAGCCAGGAGTTTAAACAGAAACCTGATCCTGATCCTTGAAATCAACAAAATTTGGTTGTAAATTACTCTTGATAATTCTTGATTGACCAagccagaacactgtttggcATGATTTCATGAGATTAGATTATCGATAATTTGGTTAAACTGCAGGTCCATTACCAATTTGCCTGCTGTATGAAGGCTCATGTTGTAGGACTCTGATTTGAACCATTTCTGTAAATGTCCTCCGAGGCAGCCTTTAAACTGAcctgtttgtcttttaaaactGACCTGTGATGAAGCTGTTGAATAAAATGTTACCAGAACTGATGGAAATCAGAGATGGAGCTTTGTTATCATTCTTGTTTTATAGTTTGTGGTGACAttgataaactgctgctgtctgatggAATATATAATGGGCAGTATATcgatattatatcgttatcgtgaCATGAGACTATGTTTATATTCAGTGAAAGTAcaaatagtcatccctacaatattgttgcaatatcaatCTTGAGGAATATGGTCAATATATTGtgttatttgattttgttgctcaGTCTTAGTATTTATGAAACGTTTTGAGTACTTTTTGAttgagttttttgtttctcctAACTGATTTATTTCACCGTAATTGTTTCATCTGGCCCATGCTGCCTGTTTGTTtcatatttctgtctctgtgtttgtctctcaggCTGGTCCAGGTTCATTTTCTGCAGCTCTCCAAGATGACTCGAGGACGGATCTCaatgaggtcaaaggtcacctaGAAATCGCCTTGTTAGAGAAACACTTCTTACGTGAGTATTCTGACTTAAATGTCTTTAAGCATCACCTGGTTCTTTGTGGAAGGAAGTATTTTAATTTCATCTCCATAATTCagaatttttctgaaaaatagtCATTGAGATTCACGCCAACCAATCAGTCACCAGTGCCCCCTTATCTTTCCTGAAATCagcaaaataaattcaaacacGTGACCATTTCTAAACATTACTGTTATGCGAATATTAGAAGGTGGTTCATCCACATACATGATGGGTGGCGCTATTGCTCCAGTCAGGTGCCACTATACAACTTTCTATTGTAGAAGAAAAGGATGCAGTTAAAAGTAGAGCCTGACCCATACTGGGCTTTTGGGGCAGATGTCGATATGGATAGTCTGAGCTGTAGTTAAAAGAGTGCCAGACAAAATTCAAATAAGGGAACCTGAgtgaatattattttaaaggaatattACAGTCGCcgggacataaaaactgcatgtaaaGAATCACCAGttaaatctgataaaaaacGCTTGAAAAGTTTGGTGATTTTGCCCCAAAATAAGGGTTAAAATGGCTTTTTCCCCACAggttgtacttttactgcacaTGCCCACGGTTTCACGTGACTGTCAGCTCATTCCACCAGAGCACTCGAACAAatgcaagtttaatgtttaatgtttgaaaaCCTAACCTCTCTTGGTAATAGTGTGATATCCTTCTTTTCCATGCTTATTAGAAGGCCGTCTGTAGCTACACCAAATCGGTTGTAACTGTTGTGAATCTCAACTGTGCACTCCCATCAATGCAAAAGCCATTGGCTGATATCATTCCAGTGTGGATATGTGTCATACGACCACCGTCTTTGGCATTACAGACTTTCGGTTTAAACTGCTTTAAGTGATTTGTCTCCTCTATAATGTCTCTGATGGAAACGACCTACTGTACTGACATGCTTCGGCCGAGGTAAAGCGAGTAAACGCACCTTGAGTTAAGATCTCTTGGTCAGACTACTGTTTATCTTCTTGCAAGTTCAGAAACAACGTGAAAGTTGAAGAAAAAGTGAAGTGTAGGAAGACCATGTGTTGATTGGCTGTTGGGTCATTGTGGCTTCTCTCATCAGTTTGGAATCAAACTTCCCCACAGCACAACAGCATGCTGGGTAATCCATCAATATCTGCCGTCTGCTTtacgtaacacacacacacagctattaATAACCATGCTGACCTGATCagacaacccccccccccacacacgaacacacacacacacacacacacacacacacacacacaaacgagaGTCCCAACTTAGTGTCTAGTGTCGCGCTCTATTTGTTCATTGTTAGACGTtatgaaacaggaagtagagTTCTCTAAGTAGTGATGAGACTAAAGAGTATCAGTGAGGGGAGGAGGTTAGTTTTCTCTCAACTCAAGAGGAGGTGTCAGGAGCTGCATTTTAAATTCATGCGCTCTACAGCTAaataaaggacaagttcacaaTTTTCAAGTCTGTCTTAAAGCGAGTTTTGGTTGCTGTAATTGGCATTTGTCCCAATACTGGCCATTTAAAGATCCCCTCATATTGAAATTCTAATGCAAGTGATGTGTGAAAGTGCTTTTAGACTGTCTGCTGTCCAGTGACAGTGATGTTCTACATTTTGAGTGGCCGGCAGCAGAATGTAACTACCTGCCTGTAGTTACCTCATATGTTCTGTACTGTACGACACAGACTGCTGCTGTCCTCCTACTATAATCTCATCACACAGCTAAATAGAGCGCTAAATAAAGTGCAGCTGAACACATGATTATTATTGCACATTTGCAGAGGTGGGAGGTAATAAATACTctgttactgtacttaagcagatttttcaggtatgtgtacattattatttatttttctgacaacttttgacttttcctcCCTACATTTGAACACTGGTATCTGGACTttttcctcctcacattttcaaaacaggcttgttactttagtttgaatgcatttgagggtaattatggattatttcactgatttcaacctatcagtgcatatcacgCACAGCAGACGTAGGGAGACCAAATGACGTAAAAgacggaaacagacagagagggagactcgaATGTGGAGAAGAGGTGTGTTACTGTCTCATATCTGCAGAGActctgcagccctctgcctggattttcttattttctcactttgttgctgctcgggacgctttaccaacccaaaatgtgacTATTTGACATCCTGgcaatgagactcaacaatcaactgtctttgtggtgcgtttaggaacagctgggacaaatcctactgattctaccttttaGTCTAAtagtgagcttcagttagctttgcacagaaatggccagtaaaaatgtccttcagagggatacttattactttgatactttaagtacatttcagagcctgtattttattacttttacttgagtaaagaagttgaatcagtacttctacttttaccagagtctttttttagacaagtatctgaacttctactggagtaaagaagtgtggacttttgccacctctgcaCGTTTGTCAgctaatattgtaaatgttgtttattgGCCCAGACATGATCGTTAAGCTTTGaagctaatgttgctccagtactgttttgtcttcattgaTCTGTTCTTGTGACCATACTCTttcagaggaggagctgaggaaaCTTAAAGAGGAGTCCAACGTGGATTCACTGAGACAGGAGCTGGAGAGGGAGCGCAGCAGAAACAGTGAGCTGGAGCAGAAGATCAACGACATCCTGAGATCCAGGTGGTTATTTtgattaaaactttatttaatgaaCTGGTTTGACAGCAGCTTGTTCCTGTGGTTTAAAGCCTTCACTGACTGGTTCGTTCTGTTGGTCACTTCACAGCCTTGAAGACTCGCCTTCTCAGACGCCTAAAGTCCCGCCCACACaaccacctccacctgcagtCAGCAGTACAGGTGAGCTGCAGAATCTTGCTCATGTTTAGTAGATTTTCTGAGTTAATCTGTGCTCCATGTTCAAGAGGAATTGTTgcaaaaggagaaaataaaatggtgTTAATCCAACTATATGTTTATTACTGAGCTTGTAGTTACTGCTGGTTTTGTACTGGACAGCATTGTATTGAAAGGTgtttctaaaatgtgttttatccCCTCTGTTATTGATAAAGAAAGTGGTGGTTGCCCCCATCaaactcttttctctttctgtcctcagagaaacagaaagacactCTGTCCGACAGCTTCCTGAAATGGCTTTATAATCGTTTTGGCGTTTATATCGAGGACTTCCGCTTCCAACCGGAGGAGCagacagtggagacagaggagcCGCTGAGTGCCaagaggtgaggaggaaaagACAGGACATGTTCACTTTCTTTGGAAGTAATTTCTTACTTTTAAAACATGGtgatttaaagaaaactgaaacatatgtttttattgtgttaaagctgcatttgtcttaaatctaaataaatatcTGGTTTCTTACTCACAGGTTGACTGAAAACATGAGACGGCTCAGTGAGTATTGATATCTGATTGAACTTCAAAGCTGTGGGAGTTTGACTTAACACAAGGCATCAAATTCACAGCTCTAATACATCACATATACAAAACCaggggtgtccacatacttttagCCACATGGTGTTCTTGTGGAAAGCACTTTAGATGCTTTattaaaagtttatttaaaacatACACAAGACAGAGAGGTTAGATTTCTCTGTTGTCAGTCTGTGATtggtctgttgttgtgtctccAGAACGAGGATTCAAACCTGTGACCAACTTCATGAGGAACCTTTCTGCCTTATCCAGCTGGTACTCCGTCTACACATCAGCCATCGCCTTCATTGTGagtcagcacacacagagacagtcagaAGGTTACTGATGTTCAGTGGCTGGAGCAGAAACAATACATcgttgattttattttttattaagaaatatgtttttataatgAATCTGCTTCATGAATTATTTTAAGAGAATTAAGAACAATATGTGCACTTTTTACTTCCACACTTTTTTTCTATATCCTCAGGCTACAGACCTTATTATTTTTGGTATTTCAACTAAATGATTCCccaacatttttgttatttgcctttaaaaaatattgacCTCATGTTCGTGTGTTCATGCATGTCTGTATGTTCTCCACAGGTCTACATGTATGCAGCGTGGCACGGCTGGGTCATCCCAATGTTCCTGTTCCTCGCCATCCTCCGCCTCTCCTTGAATTACCTCATCGCCAGgtcagcagccaatcacacagcCAGATTTTGGGTTGCATTAGGGAACTCTGACCCTGCTAAAACTACCTCCAAGTCTAGATCTGTCTTTAAAACGGCTGAAGAGGAAGTGGAAGGTGGGAATTTGTCGTTTAAAAGGTTAAACGGAGCCTCACTGATTTGGAAAATGGATCAATTacatataatttttttcttgtttcagttACAAATTAtctattacacattttttatttaattcctGACACACTGAtgactttttacatgcacacacggGAAGCCTTTACTGGGTTTTAAAACCACCTGATGATTCTGATCAGTTTGGATCTAAATTATATACTGAGTTTGAAATGATCTCATATGCACCTGTAtgttcccatgatgcactgctCTCAGAGGCTGGAGGATCCAGTGGAGCATCGTACCTGAAGTCTCGGAGCCCGTGGTGAGAAATCTCTCTTCACAACTGCAGACACTTTGCTGTatccactgtttgttttttttattttaacatcaaCCTTTTAACATGAAGATGCATACCTGGACAGGTGATCCGGATGAtatacatgtactgtaaaatagAGGAGTAAGTATCagtgtttgtctcctctgttttcCAGGAGCCTCCTAAAGAAGACCTGACTGTGTCAGAGAAGTTCCAGCTGGTTCTGGACGTCGCTCAGAAAGCTCAGGTGAGACGTGACTGACAGTCAGAGGCTCTACGTCACGGCCGACCCACATCTGCACAGATTTCACAGTAaatatgtttgtctttttgtttcatacTCACAGAATCTGTTTGGGAAGATGTCGAACATCCTGGAGAAAATAAAGAAGTGAGTTTATCTGCACGGTTTGTTCCATGTCGGGGAGAAATTACGCTCCACATACCTCTtttaatactgtgtgtgtgtgtgcgtgtgtgcgtgtgtgtgtgcgtgtgtgcgtgtgtgcgcgcagtCTGTTCATATGGGTTCAGCCGGAGTTGACCCAGAAGCTGTATGTTGGACTGTGGGTggccttcatctcctcctgcctgctgccgtACAAACTGCTGGGATTCATTATAGGTACGTCATATGAAGTGTATACACTCACATACTGTCATCATTATACTTTTTCCATCATATCACTcataatttcactttatttttaggctatatcacgatACACAATCTATATCTGGTGTCTGTTTTACACCTCGCTGAGTACAGGAGTGAGATTCAGAGCGTCTCTGATTAGTGTCTCCCCCCTCCCCAGGTGTGTACGCAGGTATAAAGTTCTTCATCATCGACTTCATCTTTAAGAGCTGTCCCAAGCTGAGGCAACGCTACGACACCCCCTTCATCGTCTGGACCAATTTAcccactgacctgcagctgAAGGAGCGCAGCAACACCACGCTGAGCCGACGGGTCAGTACAAACTCTGtgaaacatccagaattacagCTCACAGACTGCAACACTGGTCTGTCAGTCGGcatctgtctctcctgtctcttttcGGTGGACTGGCAGATCTCTAAGTAAGCCCCCCAAATGCTTTAATGGGTTTAAAAAGTGCTACACAGAGTGGAAATAGCACATactcaccactagatggcagcagagtTGGACTATTATCCTGAGTTGCTCTGAAAAGCATTTTTTAGACAATGAATCTGTTTCAGACGTTAACATACAGAATATTGATTAAATCTcataaatgtcaacaaaaagatactgatattttactttcaaattAAAGAGTCTGATATTATGAAGAGGTCTCAAGTTACAG
This sequence is a window from Pagrus major chromosome 8, Pma_NU_1.0. Protein-coding genes within it:
- the LOC141000987 gene encoding GRAM domain-containing protein 4-like; its protein translation is MRKHLDRIRFRGQRRDEFQDLAESPNTSDTECTEEMLIKPRVSLRDSEELREAEGEQQSDAQAGPGSFSAALQDDSRTDLNEVKGHLEIALLEKHFLQEELRKLKEESNVDSLRQELERERSRNSELEQKINDILRSSLEDSPSQTPKVPPTQPPPPAVSSTEKQKDTLSDSFLKWLYNRFGVYIEDFRFQPEEQTVETEEPLSAKRLTENMRRLKRGFKPVTNFMRNLSALSSWYSVYTSAIAFIVYMYAAWHGWVIPMFLFLAILRLSLNYLIARGWRIQWSIVPEVSEPVEPPKEDLTVSEKFQLVLDVAQKAQNLFGKMSNILEKIKNLFIWVQPELTQKLYVGLWVAFISSCLLPYKLLGFIIGVYAGIKFFIIDFIFKSCPKLRQRYDTPFIVWTNLPTDLQLKERSNTTLSRRVPAAVGRGSFGAAAPLGVSRDDDDRRSYSTKRGAFHDVFNLPESEHPLTVCENGWRCCLINRDRKTPTDYIRNGYLYVTENHLCFESSSSRSGSSKRNKVIKLTDITDIQKYKVLSVLPGSGMGISIATPSTQKPMVFGAMIHRDEAFEAINTQYMKINTMATATNPET